A region of the Microbulbifer pacificus genome:
CTCCATTCGCGTATTCAACCCTGTGGCTGGCCGCTCCGGGATTAAGCGCGCGCTAGAGCAGGCGCTGAACTTCGGTCGTATCAATCACCGCATGCACAACAAGCTGTTCGTGGCCGATGGCCTGGTGATGATTACCGGTGGGCGCAATATCGCCGACGGCTATTTTTCCCGCGCGGATATCGAATTTCTCGATGTGGATGTGATGGCACTGGGACGCGTATTACACGATGCGAAACAGATTTTCGACGATTACTGGAACAATCCAGTCTCGGTTTCGGTGGCGGATTTACCACTGGAAAAATTGAAAAGTCAGAGCCCTGAAAGCCAGCATCTGGACGATTTGCGCCGTGAAGTTAAGGTTTTCCTCGAGGAGGAGGCCAAGTCCGAATTTATCGACGCGCTGCGAGAGTCGAAAATGGCCGGTGAAATCCTCGCCGGTAAAATTCCCTTCCAGTGGGGGGCGGGCACCCTGTTTGCAGACCCTCCGGACAAAGCGCTGCATCCCGACAGTGTCCAGGTTGAAGAATTTCCCGGGTACAAACTGGAGAAAATTATTCGCAACAGCAATTCCAATGTGCGTATCAGCGCTGCGTATTTTATTCCCGGCAAGCTGGGCACGGAGCTGTTCACCGGCCTGCAGGGGCGGGGGGTGAATGTGGATATCCTCACCAACTCCCTCGCCAGCAATGACGTCGCCATCGTGCACGGCGCCTACGCCCGTTACCGCAAGCCGTTGTTGAAGGAGGGCGTGGACCTGTGGGAATTGCGCAAGGTTTCCGGGGAAAAGAAGCGCAAGCGCTGGTTTCAGGGGAAATCCCAGGCGACGTTGCACGCCAAGACGTTTGTGATCGACGATGATCTCGGATTCGTCGGCTCCATCAACCTCGACAGCCGCTCGATTTTGCAGAACACCGAAATCGGCCTGCTGATGCAGAATGACGGGATCAATCAGGAACTGAGTGGACTCTTTGACGATTGGGTGGCGGGAGAGTTCGCTTGGCACCTGTCGTTAAATGGGCGTGGAAAACTCCGCTGGCGCGCGCGGGACGAGGATGGCAAGACGCTACAGGAAACTACGGATCCGGAAACGACGCGCTGGCAGCGCTGGCTGTCCTGGATGCTGTCCTGGCTTCCCGTCGAGTCGCAGATCTGAATTGCACGGCGATTGTTTTTACGGTCGCAAATAAAAAGCCCTCCGTTGCTGAGGGCTTTTTATTTACAAAAGGCAAGGGTTCAGACATCAAAATTCGAACTGCACCGAGCCACCGATAAAATGCAACACGCTATCTTCGTAGGTGCCTTCCAGTCGTGGGTAGAATGGTGCGCCGCGTTGTTGATCGATGGGGATATCGCCGAGGGAACCGTAGTTGTAACCCACATCCATGGTCAGCCCGGGGCAGAGCTCAGTGCCGGCGCCGAGTCCCAAGGTCCAGCTTTTGTTGGTGACAGTATCCGCGGTCAGATTGCTTTCATCGGTCATCCCGCTTTCCAGCGCTACGCCAGTGGATAGGTACCAGCCGCCCAGCATGCCCTGGCTGAATTCGTGGCGAATGCCGACAGCAAAAGCGCCGGTATCCTGGTAGCCGCGATCTACCTTGACCGAGGTCTGCGCCGGGTTGTCGAGTGCCAGTGTCACACCGGCATACTCTGACCAGTCCTGCCAGGCGAGATTGACGTACAGCGTGGTGGAATCCGTCAGCTCCTGTTGCAGGCTGGCGGTGACGGTTGCGGGGACATTGATGTCAATATGTGTGCGCTTGCCGTTGAGGCGTTCAACGGCCGGTTCCAGCAGTGGACCGAAATTGCGCAGCGTCAACAGGTCGGTGAATTCGAGTTTCACCTTCGAGGTGTAGGTGATGCCGAAGGTGGTGCTGGGTACCGGCCGGTAGATGATACCGAGGTTGCCGCCATACCCGTCTTCCAGATCCTTGAAGCGCATGTAGGCGTCGTCGTCGATCAGCCCGGCGCGTGGCGCGGACTGGAAGCTGAAATACGCCGCCATGGCATTCAGACCCAGCCCGACGGATAGGCAGTCGTTGACCTGCCAGCTGAGCGAAGGGATCAGGCTCATGCCGATAAGATCGACGTTCTGCACAAAGCGACGCCCCTGCCAGTCGTCGTGGTAGTCGAGGCCCAGGCCAAAGTTGCCGGCCATCGCGAAGCCCCAGCCGATATCATCGGTGATTTTGCCTGCGGCGAAGCCACCGGCGCCGGGAAACCAGCCGACCGGGTTGCCGCCGTCATTGCCCGGAACATTACTCAGTCCGTCATCGGTAAATTCGATGTCGCCATACAGCATCTGTGCGGCGCCGCGCACGTCCGTCTTGTCACGCCATACGGTACCGGCGGGGTTGGTAAAGGCAGTGGCGGCATCTTCCGGCATCGCCGCCCAGCCGGCGCTGGCAGTACCCAAGGTCGGCGTGCCTATCTGCCATAGCATGATGCCACCGGCCTGCGCCGCCGGGGCAGCGAGTGCGGCGAAAAACAGTGGCATTATTTTTTTCGCGGAAATAACGCGCATGGTTCGTTGGTGCTTCATGAACCGTTCCCTCTGGGAATGACGTGGGCGGAAAATTCAAGGCAGACGCGATCGTCCGGCTATTTTTTGGCTTTCGGAAAAAGCATCACCCAGTTGAGCCGAAAGCCCCAATCCTGGCTGCCGCCGTCGGGGCTTTCCGCGTAGTAGCGCGGGCCGGCCTGGATCTGGTAGGTCTGTTTGCCCACCGTGAATACCTTCGCCACCAGGAAATGAATCGGTACATTCCACTGCTCGGTTTCCCAATCGTAGGTGGATTCGGTCTGGATGGTATATGTCCAGGAGGTAGGGGTGTTGTAGGCGAGAAACGGCTGGATGAAGGTGCTGTTCACGTCGGCGCGGTTATCGCTGCCGGCAAAAGACCAGATATGGTTGGCGAGCGCACCGATAGTCCAGGGGCCGGTCTGCTTCAGCACCACCCCGGTGGGACCAGCTCCCCATTTTTCCGTTCCCAGTAGCGGTTCTGTGCCGGTAGGCACCAAAAATACCGGGCCTGCGCCCCAGATCAGTCCGCCCGCGGTGGGTTTCTTGGGGGAGAAGAATGCGCTCTGCACCGTATCGCCCAGGCCTGTTTGCTCACCGCTGCCCGGAAAAATGTCTTTCTGGTTCATCACCGGCAGAATGGTACGGCTGATGAGATTCCAGTTGTCGCTGATCGAGATGGGAATTACCGGCTGAATATTCAGGGTGTATTTGCGGCCGTCCTCTAGCGGGCCAACACGGTTGTCCCAGTTGTGCTGGAAAGGCACGCTGATGAGATCGGAGACAGGGTTGCTCAGCTGTTTGGCGAGATCGGAATCTGCTTTCGCACTGAAGCTCGAGAACGCGAGGATAGCAGCAAAACACGCGGCGAAATTTCGGTACATCTTTTTCACCAGATAGGGGAAGTCGTAAAACGGCTTTCCTCAGTCTAGCGGCACCTGGTAGTTATTTTTCCTCTATGTCGCGCTGGTCGACATCCGCGTCGCAGCGCTCAACGCGGGTTTGTCGAAGAACGCTGGCGCGCAGCGCTCAGGTGGCGTATGCAGGCGCCACCCGATTGGTTGGAAGGGGGAATTACTTGGCAGCCATCGCCAGGGCCACGGTGCCGGGCCCGAGGTTGATACCGCCGGAAAGGCTCATGACCGAGCGATAAAGTTTTACCTTGTGTTCGGCGGCAATTTTTTCCAGCGCTCTGAAGCCCGGAACCTGGTCCAGGTCTTTCAGCGCGCCGGCGATACTCACCACTACTGCGGGCATCAGCAGGGCCTTGTCGACGATTTTTTCTTGCGCCAGTTGAAACAGGCGCTCGGTGCAACTGTCGTAGGTTTTTACCGTATCGGTCACTGCGGACCCCTGGTATGTCATGGAAATAATGGGGTGCAGGTCCAGCGACTTCGCCATAAAGGCCTTCAGCCAGCTCACACTTTTTTCATTTTTCTGGCGGCCGCGCTCGCGCAGGTAGTACACATCCTTGATGGCGGCATAGCCGACAATCTTGCGCCCGAATTCTTCCGCGCGGGATTTTATCTGCGCACCGGTAAGCCCTTTCTGGATCAGCGACAGGGTATACAGTGCCAGTAGCCCCTGGCCGGAGAACAGTGTGTGTGAGTCCACGGTGTGGATCGCTACGGACGCGCTCGCCAGTTTGCGGGCGACGTTTTCAGCATTGGCGTAGGTGGGGCTGTTGGCCGCGTTGATGGTCTGGACGACGATGTCTTGCTGTCCCTGCTGTACCAGTTTGGCAATGACCTGCTCAATCTCTGGTTCGCCGGCGGGGCCTGAGTTGACCTCGCGGGAGCGATCTACCAGCGACAGCGAGTAGAAGTGGTTCATCTGCGCAGGATTGCGCTGGTCCCCAAACGTCTCGTTGCCGAAACTGACACTGTGGGGCAAAACCGGGATTTTGAACTTACGCAGGAATTCATCGGGCAGGTCGCAGCCGGAATCGACGACTAACTGAACCATGGGTGTACCTCTTATTGTCGGTTCAATGTCGGAGAAGGGCGGCAAATTTAGCATTTCGTCACAAGTTGTGACAGTTGCAATAAAGCGTTTTGCCCGGGTAAGCGTGACTGGCAAGTGTTCAGATAGGGGCGATCAAGGGGTGCGTTAATCGGCGGAGGAGGGCGCGACACCCCCCTCCGGGCAAAAACGTAAACAGGGGAGTGCAGATCAGCCGCGCATCTGCTCCAGTTCCAATCCCTTGGTCTCGTGCACCATGTACAGCACAAATGCCACGGAGAGCAGGGCAAACAGGGTGTAGATTCCATAGGCGCCGGCCAGGCCGATACCGGTCAGCATGATCGGGAAGGTCATGGTGATGCCGAAGTTGGCGACCCATTGCGCCAGGCCGGATACTGCAAGGCCGGAGCCGCGGATTTGGTTGGGGAACATTTCACCCAGCATGGTCCACATGGCCGGGCCCCAGGAGCCATTGAAGAAGAACACGTAGGCATTGGCGGCGATCAGTGCCAGCAGGCCCATGCTCTGGGAAAGTTGTAGCTGGCCGCCTGCATCCAGGGTGGAGTTGGCAAACGCGAACGCCACCAGTCCGAGAGTGAGGGTCATGCCGATGGAGCCGACCAGCAGCAGCGGCTTGCGGCCGATCCTGTCGATCAGCGCCATGGTGATCAGACAGGCGGCGATGCTGACGCCGCCGGAGATGATATTGATCATCAGGGCGTCGGATTCGGAGAAGCCCACCGCCTGCCACAGCACTGCGCCGTAGTAGAACACCACATTGATGCCCACCAGCTGCTGGAATACGGCGAGGCCGATGCCCACCCACACGATCTTGCGCACCTTGCCCAGGCGCTGGCCGGCATTTTCCAGCAGGTCCGCCATGCGCGGGCGGTGATCACCGGCGACGGATTCGCGGATGCTTTCCAGCTTTTGTGCCACGGCGGCTTCACCGTAAAGTCTGCGCAGCACTTCCGTGGCGCGGGAAGTCTGCTTCGAAAGCACCAGATAGCGGGGGCTCTCTGGAATCAGCAGCAGGGCGAAGAAGAACAGTGCTGCCGGAGCGATTTCGATCCAGAACATCCAGCGCCAGGCGTTGTATCCCATCCACCACTCATTCACGGCGGAGCCGGCGGTATTCGCCAGCCAGTAGTTGCTGACAAAGGCAGCGAAAAGCCCGCTAATGATCGCAATCTGGTTGATGGTGGTCAGGCGCCCGCGAATCGCCGCGGGGGCAATCTCACTGATGTAGGCCGGCGACATCACACTTGCGGCACCTACGGCGAGGCCGCCCAGCACACGATAGAACACGAATTCCGCCGAACTGGCGGCGATTCCGGAGCCCCAGGCGCTGACCAGGAAGAGAATCGCGGAGATCAGCAGCAGGGTCTTGCGCCCCCACAGGTCTGCGAGGCGTCCGGCGAAAAAGGCGCCCACGGCACACCCCAGCAGCATCGAGGCCACATTGAAGCCGGTACCGGCGGTGTTGGAATTGAACGCCTGCTGTAACCCGGTGACGGTGCCGTTGATCACGCCGCTATCGAATCCGAACAGGAAACCGCCGATGGTGGCGACACCACAGATCAGGACAATAAATGAAAGTGGGGGAGCATCTTGGCGGCTCTGGGCGTTGCCCTGGATCCCGCCGATGGGTTTCTCAATCGCTTGCATGAGTGACTACCTGCATTTTTATTGTGAGTGAGCGGGCACCGGATGCCCGCCCGGTCTATGGATTTGTTGTTCTGCTTGTGCGCACAGATTCACTGCACAGACTCCCGCACAGGGGGAGTCCCCATGGTGACGCTCCGGACGGGGAAAAGCGTCCTACTTTGGGAAATATCCTAAAGTTGGACGCCTGCTGCGCCGTCGATCCGTCCCAGTTTGGGTGGGAATCCCAGCTTATGTGGGACAGTAAGTGGGCACTAGGGCTGTGGCCGTTCGGTCGAGATGGTCCCTGGCGGGTGCCGGGTATTACCGGCTGCTGGGTATAATGGCGCTCTCGAATGCCTGGTAAGCCCGGACCCGCCCAATGCCTGAAGCCCCCACATCAAAACTTTCCCGCCAGTTGCGGAACACCCTGCAGCGCCATCCTGCGCAGGGGCAACTTTGGCTGGGGTATTCCGGCGGACTGGATTCCACCGTATTGCTGCACCTGCTGGCGCGCGCGCAGGTTCCGTTTACCGCCCTTCACGTACATCACGGCCTGAGCGTCCGCGCCGACCAGTGGCAGCATCACTGCGAGGTGGTGGCGGGGGCGATGGGGGTGCCATTTGTCGCATGCCGGGTACAGGTGGACCGCAGCGGCGGCGGGTTGGAGCAGGGGGCGAGAAAGGCCAGGTATCGGGCGTTCCAGCAGCAGATGGCGGCGGGCGACCAGATTCTGCTGGCCCATCACGGCGATGATCAGGCCGAGACATTTTTGCTGCGATTGTTGCGTGGTGCCGGTGTGTTGGGGCTCGCCGCCATGGCGGAGCAGCGTTACCTGGGTAATCCGGATTGGGGTAGGACGTTGCTGCGCCCGTTGCTGAGGGCTAGCCGCTCAGAGCTTGAAGACTACGCCCGTGAGCATGCATTGAGCTGGGTGGACGACGACAGCAACGCGGATCTTACGCTGGATCGCAACTATCTCCGCCGGCAGGTGATTCCGCATCTGGTGGCGCGCTGGCCGCTGAACGAACGTGTGGCCCAGGCCGCGGATAACCTGCGCGAAGCGGACGAGCTGCTGGGGGAGTTGGCGGAGGAGGATCTCCAGCGCTGTGATCTACGGCCGGAGCGGTTTGGCCAGAGCGTTGACCTTGCGGTTTTCCTCTCGCTTGCAATGGCGCGGCGCAAAAACCTGCTGCGGAGCTGGTTGACGCGGCTGGGGGCGCGGATGCCGGAAGCCGTGCATCTGCAGCAGGCGCTGCAACAGGCGCAGGCGGCTGATGATGCCGTGCCAGAAGTTCTGCTGGGCGGGCAGGTGTTACGTCGCTATCGTGATCGCCTATATCTCACACCACAATTGCTGCCTCTGGGCCCGGGTGAAGAGGGTGAGCGGCAGTGGGATGGGAAAAGCGAACTGGATCTGACCGGTGGCTGGACTTTGTGCGCTGGGGACAGCTGGCCCGCAGGCGACTACACGGTACGCTTTCGCTCCGGTGGCGAACGGGCGAAACCGCGCGAGCGCCATCACTCCCAGACCCTGAAAAAGCTGCTGCAGGAGTATGGACTTGCGCCATGGCTCCGGGATCGGGTGCCACTTGTTTTCCGGAACGGGATTCTGCTCGCAGTAGGCGACCTGTTCGTCACAGAGGAGGGGCCCCAAACACCGCCCCGGTGGCGGTTTTCCGATTGAGTGGGTACCGGCTTTCTGGTAGTCTGGCGTCCCATCTCAATGGCATCAGGTTGCGCGACTCTGCGCCTCCCGGGCCAGCCCCGCACGCCCGAATCCGTCGGGCATTCAACTGACCAAGGTTTTGCATGACGCGCTACATTTTTGTCACTGGCGGCGTGGTTTCCTCATTGGGGAAAGGTATCGCCTCCGCCTCTCTGGCCGCTATTCTCGAAGCCCGCGGCCTCAAGGTCACTATTCTCAAGCTCGACCCCTACATCAACGTAGATCCGGGCACCATGAGCCCCTTCCAGCACGGCGAGGTCTACGTGACCGAAGATGGCGCCGAGACCGATCTGGACCTGGGCCACTATGAGCGCTTCATCCGCACGCGTATGTCCAAGCGCAACAATTTCACCACCGGCCGGGTGTATGAGACCGTGCTGCGCAAAGAGCGCCGCGGTGACTACCTGGGCGGTACCGTGCAGGTGATTCCGCACATTACCGACGAGATCAAGCGCCGCGTCATTGAGGGCGGTCGCGATATGGATGTGGCCATCGTCGAGATCGGCGGTACCGTGGGCGACATCGAATCCCAGCCGTTCCTGGAAGCTGTGCGCCAGCTGCGCGTAGAAATGGGCAGCAATCGCACCCTGCTGATGCACCTGAGCTATGTGCCTTACATCGCCACCGCCGGTGAAACCAAAACCAAACCCACCCAGCACTCCGTGAAAGAGCTGCGCTCCATCGGTCTGCAGCCGGACATCCTGCTGTGCCGCTCAGAGCGTGCCATCGACGACGATTCCCGCCGCAAGATCGCCCTGTTCACCAACGTGGAAGAGCGCGCGGTGGTGCCGCTGCCCGATGCCAAGACCATCTACAGCGTGCCGCGCATGCTGCACGAATACGGTCTCGACGACATTGTGGTGGAAAAGCTGCAGCTGGAATGCCCGGCCCCGGACCTGTCCGAGTGGGACGCGGTGGTGGACGGAAAGCTGAACCCGCAGCACGAAATCAAGATTGCCATGGTCGGCAAGTACATGGAGCTGCTGGACGCGTACAAATCCCTGATCGAATCCCTGGTGCATGCGGGCATCAAGAACCGCACCCGGGTGAACATCGACTTCATCAATGCTGAAGACGTGGAAGCGGAAAATGGCCTCGACCTGATCAAGGGCGCCGATGCCATTCTGGTTCCCGGCGGCTTCGGCGAGCGCGGTCTGGAAGGCAAGCTGGAGTCCGTGCGCTACGCGCGTGAGAACAATATCCCGTTCCTCGGTATCTGCCTCGGTCTGCAGTCGGTGGTTATTGAGTACGCGCGCAACGTACTGGGCCTCGAAGGTGCCAATAGTACCGAGTTCAACGTCAAAACCCCGCACCCGGTGATCGGCCTGATTACCGAGTGGATCGACAGCGAAGGCAAGGTCGAGACCCGTGACGAGAAGTCGGACCTCGGTGGCACCATGCGTCTCGGTGGCCAGGAATGTCGTCTGGAAAAAGACTCCAAGGCGCGTGAGATTTACGGCAAGGACGTGATTGTCGAGCGTCACCGTCACCGCTACGAGGTGAACAACAATTACGTGGATCGCCTGCAGCAGGCCGGTCTCAAGATAGGCGGCTGGTCCGCGGACGATACCCTGGTTGAAATGGTCGAGTTGCCCGAGCACGAGTGGTTCGTGGCCTGTCAGTTCCACCCGGAATTCACCTCCACCCCCCGCGACGGGCACCCGCTGTTCGAGAGCTTTGTGGCGGCGGCACTCAAGCACCGTCAGGCCAAGTAAGTTCTTTCAGGTAACGTTGAATCCGTCCGTAACAACAATTTGAATACCCGCGCCCCCTGTTTCGGGGGCGCGAAAAAGGATGTTGAAAGCGATGAAATCCATTCAGGTAGGCAGCCTGCAGGTTGCCAACGACAGGCCGTTCACCCTGTTCGGCGGTATGAATGTGCTGGAATCCCGCGATATGGCGATGAAGGTCGCGGAGCATTACGTCAAGGTAACCGACAAGCTCGGTATTCCCTACGTATTCAAGGCGTCCTTCGATAAGGCCAACCGCTCTTCCATTCACAGCTACCGCGGCCCGGGTATGGAAGAGGGGCTGAAGATTTTTGAAGAAATCAAAAAGACCTTCGGTGTTCCGCTGATTACCGACGTGCACGAACCACATCAGGCGGCACCGGTTGCTGAAGTGGTAGATGTGATTCAACTGCCGGCATTCCTCGCTCGCCAGACCGATCTGGTGGCCGCCATGGCGGCCACCGGGGCGGTGATCAACGTGAAAAAACCCCAGTTCATGAGCCCGCCGCAGATGAAAAATGTGGTGGAAAAGTTTGCCGAGGGTGGAAACGAAAACATCATCCTGTGCGAGCGCGGCGCCTGCTTCGGTTACGACAATCTGGTGGTCGACATGCTCGGTTTCCGCACCATGATCGATGCCACCAACGGTGCCCCACTGATCTTTGACGTGACCCACTCGCTGCAGATGCGCGATCCGGGTGGCGCCGCCTCCGGAGGCCGTCGCAGCCAGGTTACCGAACTCGGCCGCGCAGGCCTCGCCATCGGCATCGCCGGTCTGTTCCTGGAGTCACACCCGAATCCGAACAAGGCCCTGTGTGATGGTCCCAGCGCACTGCCGCTGGAAAAGCTCGAGCCCTTCCTGGCACAGATGAAAGCTGTAGATGATCTGGTAAAAGGATTCGAGTTCCTGGATACCAAATAATTAAAAAAGCGTGGCGCGGGAGAAGTGCCACCAAATCCAAACCTCACAGACCCATTTTTCGACTAACTATTTCTCGAAGGACAAGGAGCCCGTTGTAAACATGAGCAAGATTGTTGCTGTAAAAGCTTTTGAAGTATTGGATAGCCGCGGTAACCCCACCGTTAACGCCGATGTAATTCTCGAGTGCGGCGCGGTAGGTTCTGCCTGTGCACCGTCTGGCGCTTCCACCGGCTCTCGCGAGGCCCTCGAGCTGCGCGACGGCGACAAGAGCCGTTACCTGGGCAAAGGCGTACTGAAAGCCGTAGCGAATATCAACGGTGAAATTGCCAACCTTCTGGTAGGTATGGACGCAACCGATCAGCGCGCCCTCGACCAGGCGATGATCGACGCCGACGGCACCGAGAACAAATCCAAGCTGGGCGCCAACGCCATCCTGGCCGTTTCCCTCGCTGCTGCCAAAGCCGCGGCCATCTCCAAAGGCGTTCCCCTGTACCAGCACATTGCCGACATCAACGGCACCCCCGGCCAGTACACCCTGCCGGTACCGATGATGAACATCATCAACGGTGGTGAGCATGCCGACAACAACGTCGACATCCAGGAATTCATGATCCAGCCGGTCAAAGCGAAAACCTTCGCCGAAGCCCTGCGTCAGGGTGCAGAAATTTTCCACTCCCTGAAAAAAGTACTGTCTGCCCAGGGCCTGAACACCGCCGTTGGTGACGAAGGTGGCTTCGCGCCGAACCTGCCGTCCAACGAAAGTGCCCTGAAAGTGATCGCCGAAGCCGTTGAAGCCGCTGGCTACAAACTGGGCGACGACATTACCCTGGCCCTGGACTGCGCCTCTTCCGAATTCTATAAGGGTGGTAAGTACGTACTCGCTGGCGAAGGCAAGGAATTCGATAGCGAAGGCTTCGCTTCTTACCTGGCCGAGCTGTCTGAAACCTACCCGATCATCTCCATCGAAGACGGCATGGACGAGAGCGACTGGGACGGCTGGAAAATCCTCACCGACAAAATCGGCAGCAAGGTACAGCTGGTGGGCGACGACCTGTTCGTAACCAACACCAAGATCCTGAAAGACGGCATCGAGAAGGGCGTTGGCAACTCCATCCTGATCAAGTTCAACCAGATCGGCTCCCTGAGCGAGACCCTGGACGCGATCAAAATGGCCAAAGACGCCGGTTACACCGCGGTGATCTCTCACCGCTCCGGCGAAACCGAAGACACCACCATCGCCGACCTGGCGGTTGCCACGTCTGCCGGCCAGATCAAAACCGGCTCCCTGTGCCGCTCCGACCGCGTAGCCAAGTACAACCGTCTGCTGCGCATCGAAGCCGAGCTGGAAGGCAAAGCGCCTTACCGCGGCATTGCCGAGTTCAAGTAAGAACTGAAGCCCGGTAAACTGGCGAAAACTCGCATCCAAGCTCGCTATTCTGAACTTGGATGCGAAGGCGCTGATACCGATGCCCCTTCCCGGGACGGAGATTCGGGCCATCCGTGGCCCTCACCCTCCGGGCGCCCTAAGGGCGTCCAAAACGGCTATCCTGCCGTTTTGTCTGCGACAGGGATGTCGCGGAAGAGCGCCCATGGATGGGTTCACGGCGTGTCCCGGGAAGGGGTATCGGTAGCAGGGCCGCCACGGAATAAAATCTGTGGGTCCCCCTAAAGCCAGGAGAGAACACAAGAATGAAATGGCTGCTGGCAATTTTTACCGTCATGCTGCTGGTCACCCAATACCGACTCTGGGTGGGTGAGGGCAGTTTTGCGGATATCGCCAGGCTGGAGCGGCAGCTTGCCGAGCAGCAGCACAAAAATACTGCGCTCGAGCGCGAGAACCGCCAACTACTGCGGGAAGTTCGCAGCCTCAAGGAAGGCACCGACGGCGTAGAAGCCAAAGCCCGCTACGATCTCGGCCTTATCAAAGAAGGCGAAACCCTGTTTATTTTTCTCGACCAGGACAAGCAAAAGACTCCTGAGCAGGCACAGCGAGAAAAAGAATGACCACCTCCGTACACCCAGTTGCAAGCAATTACTGGGTCATCGTCCCCGCTGCCGGCTCCGGCAAGCGCATGGGGGCAGAAATTCCCAAACAGTATCTGCCGCTCAATGGCAAACCCATCATTGCCCATACCCTGGAAAACATCCTGTCCTGGCCCGGGCTCGAGGGGGTCATCGTCGCCATTGCCGCAGATGACTGCGAATTTTCCAGCATCGCTGCCGCGCAGGATCCGAGAGTGTTCACCGTTATTGGCGGTGCCGAACGCGCCCAATCCGTCCTCGCTGCGCTCGATTACCTGAGCGCGCGCGAGAATCCGGCAACCCCCGTCCTCGTGCACGACGCCGCCAGGCCCCTGGTGGCGCTGGACGATATACAGAAATTGCTCGCCGCCGCGCCCATGGCACTGCTGGCGCAACCCGCCAGTGACACCATCAAACAGTCGCAGCCGGGCGAAGGCGGTAGTACCGTGGTTCGACAGACTCTGCCGAGAGACCAGATATGGCTCGCGCAGACACCGCAAAAAGCACCGCTTGGCCTGTTGCGCGACACCCTGATGCGGGGGCTCGAAAACGATCCGCTGGCGATCACCGATGAAGCCAGCGCACTGGAGCAGGCGGGTTATCACCCTGAACTGGTGGCCGCCTGCCGCAGCAACTTCAAAATCACCCATCCGGCCGACTTGATACTGGCGGAGGCCCTGTTGCGACACCGGGCTGGTGAACTCTCTGCAGGAAAGAATGTATGAATTTGAGAATCGGCCAGGGCATTGACGTACACGCC
Encoded here:
- a CDS encoding CTP synthase, translating into MTRYIFVTGGVVSSLGKGIASASLAAILEARGLKVTILKLDPYINVDPGTMSPFQHGEVYVTEDGAETDLDLGHYERFIRTRMSKRNNFTTGRVYETVLRKERRGDYLGGTVQVIPHITDEIKRRVIEGGRDMDVAIVEIGGTVGDIESQPFLEAVRQLRVEMGSNRTLLMHLSYVPYIATAGETKTKPTQHSVKELRSIGLQPDILLCRSERAIDDDSRRKIALFTNVEERAVVPLPDAKTIYSVPRMLHEYGLDDIVVEKLQLECPAPDLSEWDAVVDGKLNPQHEIKIAMVGKYMELLDAYKSLIESLVHAGIKNRTRVNIDFINAEDVEAENGLDLIKGADAILVPGGFGERGLEGKLESVRYARENNIPFLGICLGLQSVVIEYARNVLGLEGANSTEFNVKTPHPVIGLITEWIDSEGKVETRDEKSDLGGTMRLGGQECRLEKDSKAREIYGKDVIVERHRHRYEVNNNYVDRLQQAGLKIGGWSADDTLVEMVELPEHEWFVACQFHPEFTSTPRDGHPLFESFVAAALKHRQAK
- a CDS encoding septum formation initiator family protein — protein: MKWLLAIFTVMLLVTQYRLWVGEGSFADIARLERQLAEQQHKNTALERENRQLLREVRSLKEGTDGVEAKARYDLGLIKEGETLFIFLDQDKQKTPEQAQREKE
- the eno gene encoding phosphopyruvate hydratase — protein: MSKIVAVKAFEVLDSRGNPTVNADVILECGAVGSACAPSGASTGSREALELRDGDKSRYLGKGVLKAVANINGEIANLLVGMDATDQRALDQAMIDADGTENKSKLGANAILAVSLAAAKAAAISKGVPLYQHIADINGTPGQYTLPVPMMNIINGGEHADNNVDIQEFMIQPVKAKTFAEALRQGAEIFHSLKKVLSAQGLNTAVGDEGGFAPNLPSNESALKVIAEAVEAAGYKLGDDITLALDCASSEFYKGGKYVLAGEGKEFDSEGFASYLAELSETYPIISIEDGMDESDWDGWKILTDKIGSKVQLVGDDLFVTNTKILKDGIEKGVGNSILIKFNQIGSLSETLDAIKMAKDAGYTAVISHRSGETEDTTIADLAVATSAGQIKTGSLCRSDRVAKYNRLLRIEAELEGKAPYRGIAEFK
- the kdsA gene encoding 3-deoxy-8-phosphooctulonate synthase, coding for MKSIQVGSLQVANDRPFTLFGGMNVLESRDMAMKVAEHYVKVTDKLGIPYVFKASFDKANRSSIHSYRGPGMEEGLKIFEEIKKTFGVPLITDVHEPHQAAPVAEVVDVIQLPAFLARQTDLVAAMAATGAVINVKKPQFMSPPQMKNVVEKFAEGGNENIILCERGACFGYDNLVVDMLGFRTMIDATNGAPLIFDVTHSLQMRDPGGAASGGRRSQVTELGRAGLAIGIAGLFLESHPNPNKALCDGPSALPLEKLEPFLAQMKAVDDLVKGFEFLDTK
- the ispD gene encoding 2-C-methyl-D-erythritol 4-phosphate cytidylyltransferase, whose protein sequence is MTTSVHPVASNYWVIVPAAGSGKRMGAEIPKQYLPLNGKPIIAHTLENILSWPGLEGVIVAIAADDCEFSSIAAAQDPRVFTVIGGAERAQSVLAALDYLSARENPATPVLVHDAARPLVALDDIQKLLAAAPMALLAQPASDTIKQSQPGEGGSTVVRQTLPRDQIWLAQTPQKAPLGLLRDTLMRGLENDPLAITDEASALEQAGYHPELVAACRSNFKITHPADLILAEALLRHRAGELSAGKNV